Proteins from one Staphylococcus saprophyticus subsp. saprophyticus ATCC 15305 = NCTC 7292 genomic window:
- a CDS encoding ASCH domain-containing protein, protein MALTVEQYWRKFIEAFPKYKGVQFEAWSFGVDEDELANLVKQGEKTATTSGYETYKVEGEPLPEAGDVSVVLNEKGHPQCVIETTRVYQTPFNKVTEHHAFLEGEGDKSLTYWREAHIAFFKPYYESLEIDFNETSMMVCEEFKVLYV, encoded by the coding sequence ATGGCTTTGACAGTAGAGCAGTATTGGCGCAAATTTATTGAAGCATTTCCAAAATACAAAGGTGTACAATTTGAAGCATGGTCTTTTGGTGTTGATGAAGATGAATTAGCTAATTTAGTAAAACAAGGTGAAAAAACAGCAACAACTAGTGGTTATGAGACCTACAAAGTAGAAGGTGAACCGCTACCGGAAGCAGGAGATGTCAGTGTTGTATTAAATGAGAAAGGTCATCCACAATGTGTGATTGAGACGACACGTGTATACCAAACGCCGTTCAATAAGGTGACGGAACATCATGCTTTCTTGGAAGGTGAAGGAGATAAATCGTTAACATATTGGCGTGAAGCGCACATAGCATTCTTTAAACCGTATTATGAATCATTAGAAATCGATTTTAATGAAACTTCAATGATGGTTTGTGAAGAGTTCAAGGTACTGTATGTATAA
- a CDS encoding MATE family efflux transporter produces MKDEQLYYFEKSSVFKGMMHFSVPMMIGSLLSVIYGILNIYFIGFLGDSHMISAISLTLPIFAVLMGLGNLFGIGGGTYISRLLGAKDYVKTKFVSSFSIYGGLILGVIVILMTIFATEQIAHLLGARGETLGFTSAYLKVMFLSAPFVILFFILEQFARSIGAPIISMIGMLASVVLNIILDTILIFGFDLNVVGAALGTAISNVVASLFFIIYFLRKSDIITMSLSYVRPTKEILVEIFKVGFPAFLMSILMGVTGLVLNLFLAGYGNFAIASYGISFRLVQFPELIIMGLCEGVVPLIAYNFMSDKARMKNIIKVVIMTIVVIFAVCMVIVFTTGHQLIGIFSNDAAIVGMATFMLKVTMTSLLLNGIGFLFTGMLQATGQGRGATIMAILQGVVIIPVLFVMNGLFGLTGIVWSLLIAETICALAAMLIVYLLRDRLTVDKAELLEG; encoded by the coding sequence ATGAAAGACGAACAGTTATATTATTTTGAAAAATCTTCAGTATTTAAAGGGATGATGCATTTTTCAGTTCCTATGATGATAGGAAGTTTATTAAGTGTAATTTATGGTATTTTAAACATTTATTTTATTGGATTTTTAGGTGATAGTCACATGATATCAGCCATTTCACTCACTTTACCTATATTTGCAGTGTTAATGGGTTTAGGTAATTTATTTGGTATCGGTGGAGGAACTTATATTTCCCGGTTATTAGGTGCGAAAGATTATGTGAAAACGAAATTTGTGAGTAGTTTTTCTATTTATGGCGGCCTTATATTAGGTGTTATTGTTATTTTAATGACTATTTTCGCTACTGAACAAATTGCTCATTTATTAGGTGCACGTGGTGAAACACTTGGTTTTACAAGTGCATATTTAAAAGTAATGTTCCTAAGCGCACCATTTGTCATATTGTTCTTTATCTTAGAACAATTCGCTCGATCCATTGGTGCACCAATTATCTCAATGATTGGTATGCTGGCTAGTGTGGTTTTGAATATCATTTTAGATACTATTTTAATATTTGGTTTTGATTTAAATGTAGTAGGTGCTGCTTTAGGTACAGCTATTTCAAACGTTGTTGCGTCGCTATTTTTTATCATTTATTTTTTGAGAAAAAGCGACATAATTACAATGAGTTTGAGCTATGTAAGACCGACGAAAGAAATATTAGTAGAAATTTTTAAAGTAGGCTTTCCAGCATTTCTAATGAGTATTTTAATGGGCGTTACAGGATTAGTTTTAAATTTATTTTTAGCTGGCTATGGTAACTTTGCCATTGCGAGTTATGGTATTTCATTTAGATTAGTACAGTTTCCTGAATTGATTATTATGGGGCTATGTGAAGGTGTAGTGCCATTAATTGCTTACAATTTTATGTCTGATAAAGCACGTATGAAAAATATTATTAAAGTCGTAATTATGACAATCGTTGTGATTTTTGCAGTGTGCATGGTCATTGTGTTTACTACAGGTCATCAATTGATAGGTATTTTCTCTAATGATGCGGCTATTGTAGGAATGGCGACATTTATGTTGAAAGTAACAATGACCTCATTATTATTAAATGGCATTGGTTTCTTATTTACTGGTATGTTGCAAGCGACTGGTCAAGGACGTGGTGCAACGATTATGGCTATTTTACAAGGTGTAGTCATTATCCCAGTTCTATTTGTAATGAATGGATTATTCGGTTTAACTGGCATCGTATGGTCATTATTAATTGCAGAAACAATTTGTGCTTTGGCTGCGATGCTCATTGTTTACTTATTACGAGATAGATTGACAGTAGATAAAGCAGAATTATTAGAAGGTTAA
- a CDS encoding MarR family winged helix-turn-helix transcriptional regulator translates to MEQSYGYLFRMISHEMKHKADQRLKMYDITNEQGHALGYLYAHQADGLTQNDIVNALQRKGSTVSNLLKNLESKKLIYRYVDADDTRRKNLGLTASGRKLVEGFTGVFDEIEALMCAQLSEAENETMKQNLSKMLSSLED, encoded by the coding sequence TTGGAACAGTCATATGGATATTTATTTAGAATGATAAGCCATGAGATGAAACACAAGGCAGATCAGCGTTTGAAAATGTATGATATTACAAACGAACAAGGTCACGCGCTAGGTTACTTGTATGCACACCAAGCGGATGGACTTACACAGAACGACATTGTGAATGCCTTACAACGTAAAGGTTCAACAGTAAGTAATTTACTTAAGAACTTAGAAAGTAAGAAGCTCATATACCGTTATGTAGACGCGGATGATACTAGGCGAAAAAATTTAGGTCTAACTGCATCAGGTAGGAAATTAGTTGAAGGGTTTACAGGTGTATTTGACGAGATTGAAGCACTCATGTGTGCGCAGTTATCAGAAGCAGAGAATGAAACAATGAAACAAAATCTATCTAAAATGCTTAGCAGTTTAGAAGATTAG
- a CDS encoding MFS transporter produces the protein MDYEKDFDKSNINKVDTKAAKKTVFATGIGNAMEWFDFGLYSYLAVILGQNFFSSVENDQLKTIFTFATFAIAFLLRPVGGIIFGIIGDKYGRKVVLTTTIIMMAFSTLIIGLLPTYDQIGVWAPILLLLGRVLQGFSTGGEYAGAMVYVAESSPDRKRNTLGCGLEIGTLSGYIAASVLSGLLFFFLSDDQMATWGWRIPFILGLFLGIFGFYLRRKLEESPVYENELASKPKRDNIGFLTIVRYYYKDIIVCFVAVAFFNCTNYMLTSYMPSYLQEIVKLDSTTVSVLITVVMAVMIPLALMFGRVADRIGEKKVFLIGLIGTAVLSIGAFALIQTTTIIFVIVGIFVLGFFLSTYEATMPGSLPTMFYTHIRYRTLAVTFNVSVSLFGGTTPLIASSLVAKTGDPLSPAYYLTAVSIVGIIVISLLHVSTSGKSLKGSYPNVESDEEYEYYANNPDKAMWWAKDKRV, from the coding sequence ATGGATTATGAAAAGGATTTTGATAAAAGTAATATAAATAAGGTTGATACTAAAGCAGCTAAAAAAACTGTGTTTGCCACAGGTATCGGAAACGCGATGGAATGGTTTGACTTTGGTTTGTATTCTTATTTAGCGGTCATACTAGGGCAAAATTTTTTCAGTTCGGTTGAAAATGATCAACTCAAGACTATTTTTACATTTGCGACATTTGCGATTGCATTTTTACTTAGACCCGTTGGTGGTATTATCTTCGGTATTATTGGAGATAAATATGGTCGGAAAGTCGTATTAACGACAACTATTATTATGATGGCGTTCTCAACGTTAATCATTGGATTATTACCTACATACGATCAAATTGGCGTTTGGGCACCGATATTACTCTTACTAGGTAGGGTATTACAAGGTTTCTCAACTGGTGGAGAGTACGCAGGTGCTATGGTTTATGTAGCAGAATCATCACCAGATAGAAAACGAAATACATTAGGTTGTGGCTTAGAAATCGGTACATTATCCGGTTATATTGCAGCGTCTGTTTTAAGTGGACTATTATTCTTCTTCTTAAGTGATGACCAAATGGCAACATGGGGTTGGAGAATTCCATTTATCTTAGGTTTATTCTTAGGTATATTTGGTTTTTATTTAAGAAGAAAATTAGAAGAGTCACCTGTTTATGAAAATGAACTTGCATCGAAACCGAAGAGAGATAATATTGGTTTTTTAACAATTGTCAGATACTACTATAAAGACATCATTGTTTGTTTTGTGGCAGTTGCGTTCTTTAACTGTACAAACTATATGTTAACTTCATATATGCCATCATATTTACAAGAAATTGTGAAATTAGATAGTACAACAGTATCCGTATTAATTACTGTAGTCATGGCAGTGATGATTCCATTAGCATTAATGTTTGGACGCGTTGCAGATAGAATCGGTGAGAAGAAAGTATTCTTAATTGGTCTTATCGGTACAGCTGTATTGAGTATTGGTGCCTTTGCATTAATTCAAACAACAACAATTATCTTTGTAATCGTTGGTATCTTCGTTTTAGGTTTCTTCTTATCAACTTACGAAGCAACGATGCCAGGTTCTTTACCTACAATGTTCTATACACATATAAGATATAGAACACTAGCAGTAACATTTAATGTATCTGTATCACTATTTGGTGGTACAACGCCATTAATTGCATCATCACTTGTAGCGAAGACAGGAGATCCATTATCTCCAGCATATTATCTAACAGCAGTAAGTATTGTTGGTATTATCGTTATCTCATTATTACATGTAAGTACCTCTGGTAAATCACTTAAAGGTTCTTATCCTAATGTTGAAAGTGATGAAGAGTACGAGTATTATGCCAATAATCCTGATAAAGCAATGTGGTGGGCAAAAGACAAACGTGTTTAA
- a CDS encoding thiolase family protein yields the protein MTEVVIVAAKRTAFGKYGGSLKHLEPEALLKPLFRHLTETYSEAMAHIDDVILGNVVGNGGNIARKALLEAGLSEHIPGLTIDRQCGSGLEAVIHACRMIQAGAGHIYIAGGVESTSRAPWKIKRPQSVYDTHLPEFFERASFAPDGQDPSMIEAAENVAKTYGITREEQDQYALNSHKKTIEAYENNIVQQEIINLSAKGEIFNRDDSIKERLNVRTLSRLNPLLSEGTVTAGNCCMKNDGAVLLMIMDKKTALAHKFKEGLIFKDSITIGVEPTLLGMGPVPAVSKLLRKNKMTIEDINAIELNEAFASQVVASQRCLDIPAHKLNKYGGAIATGHPYGASGAALVTRLFHMKNDKRTIATMGIGGGMGNAALFERWL from the coding sequence ATGACAGAAGTTGTTATTGTGGCTGCGAAACGTACGGCATTTGGTAAATATGGCGGTTCATTAAAACATTTGGAACCTGAAGCATTATTAAAACCATTATTTCGTCATTTAACTGAAACCTATTCAGAAGCGATGGCTCATATTGATGATGTAATCCTTGGAAATGTAGTAGGTAATGGTGGAAATATTGCTAGAAAAGCTTTGCTTGAAGCAGGGTTAAGTGAACATATACCAGGTTTAACGATAGATAGACAGTGTGGTTCAGGATTAGAAGCGGTCATTCATGCATGTAGAATGATACAAGCGGGTGCAGGTCATATTTATATTGCAGGTGGTGTAGAAAGTACGAGTAGAGCACCATGGAAAATTAAAAGGCCACAATCGGTTTATGATACACATTTACCGGAATTCTTTGAACGTGCTTCGTTTGCACCAGATGGACAAGACCCATCAATGATTGAAGCAGCAGAAAATGTTGCTAAAACCTATGGAATTACAAGAGAAGAACAAGATCAATACGCTTTAAATAGTCATAAAAAAACAATAGAAGCCTATGAAAACAATATCGTTCAACAAGAAATTATAAATTTAAGTGCTAAAGGTGAAATATTTAATAGAGATGATAGCATCAAAGAAAGATTAAACGTACGCACATTAAGTCGCTTAAACCCTTTATTGTCAGAGGGGACAGTTACTGCTGGAAATTGTTGTATGAAAAATGATGGGGCAGTATTACTTATGATTATGGATAAAAAAACTGCTTTAGCACATAAATTTAAGGAAGGCTTAATATTTAAAGATAGCATTACAATAGGTGTAGAACCGACATTGCTGGGTATGGGTCCAGTACCTGCAGTTTCTAAGTTACTTCGCAAAAACAAGATGACGATAGAAGACATCAACGCAATAGAATTAAATGAAGCATTCGCGTCTCAAGTAGTAGCCAGTCAAAGATGTTTGGATATTCCAGCACATAAGTTGAACAAATATGGTGGTGCTATTGCTACTGGTCATCCGTATGGTGCAAGTGGGGCTGCACTTGTAACTCGCTTATTTCACATGAAAAATGATAAACGTACTATTGCAACAATGGGTATTGGAGGAGGAATGGGCAATGCAGCCTTATTTGAAAGATGGTTATGA
- a CDS encoding AMP-binding protein, with product MELLKKMDDYAKKQPNQYALDFGRDKQTYAGLVQNMKWYKQQFQHIPQYSYVGLLIEDPLTTIELYLTMLHHQCIPCILDYRWSEEQIKTLIDHYGIPFLINSELEVIKTQNEQGQLKWHEDVLHIGFTSGTTGLPKAYYRNELSWIYSYEETEKLMKTEIDTMIAPGPLSHSLSLFVCVFALYTGRTFIGQQQFDAQTLADMMQNDHTIHHCALFVVPTMLDAYVSGQLEIQQIKYIFSTGDKLPYSLRNRVATHFPNATLIEFFGTSEASFISYNYGNEAPSHSVGKLFPNVKIDLEQPDDKGIGKLKVKSNMVFSGYVDDAHQSDCWIGIGDFASMDAHNYLYLHGREHDRMIIGGRNVYPIEVERAVQDFESFHEVLVISAPHTKFGEIAVLLYTGTEHVTYSELRAFLSKRLARYQIPSKLLKIEKMEHTQSGKIARETMKQRYMKGAL from the coding sequence GTGGAATTATTAAAGAAAATGGATGATTATGCGAAAAAACAACCCAATCAATATGCTTTAGACTTTGGACGAGATAAACAAACGTATGCAGGGTTAGTACAAAATATGAAATGGTATAAACAACAGTTTCAGCATATACCACAATATAGTTATGTGGGGTTACTAATTGAAGATCCTTTAACCACCATAGAATTATATTTAACCATGCTTCATCATCAATGTATTCCTTGTATATTGGACTATCGTTGGTCAGAAGAACAGATTAAAACACTGATAGATCATTATGGCATCCCATTTTTAATAAATAGTGAATTAGAAGTGATAAAAACGCAAAATGAACAGGGACAACTCAAGTGGCACGAAGATGTATTACATATTGGCTTTACTTCTGGAACGACAGGTTTGCCTAAAGCTTATTATAGAAATGAATTATCTTGGATATATTCTTATGAAGAAACAGAAAAATTAATGAAAACTGAAATAGATACTATGATTGCACCTGGCCCCTTGTCACATTCATTATCTTTATTTGTGTGTGTCTTTGCGCTATACACAGGACGAACGTTTATTGGACAACAGCAATTTGATGCTCAGACATTAGCGGACATGATGCAAAATGATCATACAATCCATCATTGTGCTTTGTTTGTAGTTCCAACAATGTTAGATGCCTATGTATCTGGACAATTGGAAATACAACAAATTAAATATATTTTTTCTACTGGTGATAAATTACCTTATAGTTTGAGAAATCGTGTTGCTACGCATTTTCCTAATGCAACGTTAATAGAATTCTTTGGAACATCGGAAGCAAGTTTTATAAGTTATAACTATGGTAATGAAGCCCCTAGCCATTCGGTGGGTAAGCTATTTCCAAATGTGAAAATTGATCTTGAGCAGCCTGACGACAAAGGTATTGGTAAATTAAAAGTTAAGAGTAACATGGTCTTTAGTGGATATGTTGATGATGCACATCAAAGTGATTGTTGGATAGGCATAGGTGATTTTGCATCTATGGATGCCCATAACTATCTATATTTACACGGTCGTGAGCATGACCGCATGATTATTGGTGGGAGAAATGTTTATCCAATAGAGGTTGAACGTGCTGTACAAGATTTCGAAAGTTTTCATGAGGTTTTAGTGATTAGTGCACCGCATACAAAATTTGGAGAAATTGCTGTTTTATTATATACAGGCACAGAACACGTGACTTACAGCGAACTAAGAGCATTTTTATCGAAGCGATTAGCGAGATATCAAATACCTTCCAAACTGTTAAAAATAGAAAAAATGGAACATACCCAAAGTGGGAAAATTGCACGTGAAACTATGAAACAGCGTTATATGAAAGGAGCACTTTAA
- the hxlB gene encoding 6-phospho-3-hexuloisomerase, with product MTEITNYRLILDELDHTLSHVRDNEAEAFLAQVVKANQVFVAGKGRSGFVANSFAMRLNQLGKYAHVVGESTTPSITKDDLFVVISGSGSTEHLRILTEKAKSVGAEVVLLTTSPNSAIGKLANAVIELPAGTKYDAEGSTQPLGSLFEQASQILLDSIVLDLMSELNVDEETMQQNHANLE from the coding sequence ATGACTGAAATTACAAATTATCGCTTAATTTTAGATGAATTAGACCATACACTATCACATGTGAGAGATAATGAGGCGGAAGCTTTTTTAGCACAAGTAGTCAAAGCGAACCAAGTCTTTGTAGCTGGTAAAGGTCGCTCTGGATTTGTAGCGAATAGTTTTGCTATGCGTTTAAATCAATTAGGCAAATATGCGCATGTGGTCGGAGAGTCAACAACACCATCGATTACGAAAGATGATTTATTTGTTGTTATTTCTGGCTCTGGTTCTACAGAGCACTTGCGTATCTTAACTGAAAAGGCTAAAAGTGTTGGAGCTGAAGTTGTATTACTAACGACAAGTCCTAATTCAGCGATTGGTAAACTTGCAAATGCAGTGATTGAGTTACCAGCTGGCACGAAATATGATGCTGAGGGATCAACGCAACCTTTAGGTAGTCTTTTTGAACAGGCATCACAGATATTATTAGATAGTATTGTTTTAGATTTAATGTCTGAACTGAACGTGGATGAAGAAACAATGCAACAAAATCACGCTAATTTAGAATAA
- the hxlA gene encoding 3-hexulose-6-phosphate synthase produces MELQLAIDLLNKEEAAELANKVKDYVDIVEIGTPIVINEGLPAVQYLNDNIDGVKVLADLKIMDAADYEVSQAVKFGADVVTILGVAEDASIKGAVEEAHKNGKELLVDMIAVQDLQKRAKELDELGADYIAVHTGYDLQAEGESPLESLRQVKSVINNSKVAVIGGIKPDTIKEVVAEEPDLVVVGGGIANADDPVAAAKACKDAIEGR; encoded by the coding sequence TTGGAATTACAACTAGCAATTGATTTATTAAATAAAGAAGAAGCGGCAGAGCTTGCAAATAAAGTAAAAGATTATGTAGATATCGTAGAAATTGGTACACCTATTGTGATTAACGAAGGTTTACCAGCAGTACAATATCTAAACGATAATATTGATGGCGTAAAAGTCTTAGCAGATTTAAAAATTATGGATGCAGCAGATTATGAAGTAAGCCAAGCAGTTAAATTTGGTGCTGATGTAGTAACAATCTTAGGTGTTGCTGAAGATGCATCTATCAAAGGTGCAGTTGAAGAGGCGCATAAAAATGGCAAAGAGCTATTAGTGGATATGATTGCAGTACAAGATTTACAAAAACGTGCTAAAGAATTAGATGAATTAGGTGCAGATTATATTGCTGTACACACTGGCTATGATTTACAAGCTGAAGGTGAATCACCATTAGAAAGCTTACGCCAAGTTAAATCAGTTATTAATAATTCTAAGGTAGCTGTTATCGGTGGTATCAAACCAGATACAATTAAAGAGGTTGTAGCAGAAGAACCAGATTTAGTTGTCGTAGGTGGCGGTATTGCTAATGCAGATGATCCAGTAGCAGCTGCAAAAGCATGTAAAGATGCGATTGAAGGCAGATAA
- the nagB gene encoding glucosamine-6-phosphate deaminase → MKITNLGTSGYASFYVACELYKQMSQQNHSKLGLATGGTMVDVYRFLVQLLRKNKLDVSEIETFNLDEYVGLDAQHEQSYHSYMNEMLFKQYPYFNPSLLHIPNGDADNLNDETKRYEQLINQKGPVDIQILGIGENGHIGFNEPGTDINSATHIVDLTESTISANSRYFDNEVDVPKQAVSMGLSTILKAHRIILLAFGEKKRAAIEKLAENEVNSDVPATILHAHPNVEIYVDDEAAPRL, encoded by the coding sequence ATGAAAATAACAAATCTTGGTACAAGCGGATATGCTTCATTTTATGTGGCGTGTGAATTATATAAACAAATGAGCCAACAAAATCATAGTAAATTAGGACTAGCTACAGGTGGCACGATGGTAGACGTATATCGCTTTTTGGTGCAATTATTAAGAAAAAACAAATTAGATGTTAGTGAAATTGAAACGTTTAATTTGGATGAATACGTCGGACTCGATGCACAGCATGAGCAAAGTTACCATAGTTATATGAATGAGATGCTATTTAAACAATATCCTTATTTTAATCCATCATTACTTCATATACCAAACGGGGATGCCGACAATTTAAACGATGAAACGAAACGCTATGAACAATTGATTAATCAAAAAGGTCCAGTAGATATTCAAATTCTAGGTATTGGTGAAAATGGTCATATTGGTTTTAATGAACCAGGCACAGATATTAATAGCGCAACGCATATCGTTGATTTAACAGAAAGTACAATTAGTGCAAATAGTCGTTATTTCGATAACGAAGTAGATGTGCCCAAACAAGCAGTTTCTATGGGCTTATCTACCATATTAAAAGCGCATAGAATTATTTTATTAGCTTTTGGTGAGAAAAAAAGAGCTGCTATTGAAAAATTAGCAGAAAATGAAGTGAACAGCGATGTGCCTGCTACGATATTACATGCACATCCAAATGTAGAAATATATGTTGATGACGAAGCGGCACCTCGATTATAG
- a CDS encoding YojF family protein — protein sequence MNLEEIEYDKVQTLLSSYEHKPVYLHVETTNGAYAAHFDQRVFNAGTFLRNIQVTYEHAQLKGGNKDPYRVGLKLKDNGWVYVQGLTHFEVNENDEFLLAGFNYEGQLAAALEISTTPFKA from the coding sequence ATGAATTTGGAAGAGATCGAATATGACAAAGTACAAACTTTACTTTCATCATATGAGCATAAACCTGTATACCTTCACGTTGAAACGACAAATGGTGCATATGCTGCCCACTTCGACCAACGCGTATTTAATGCCGGTACTTTTTTAAGAAATATTCAAGTTACTTATGAACATGCTCAACTCAAAGGTGGTAACAAAGACCCTTATCGTGTTGGACTCAAACTAAAAGATAATGGTTGGGTTTATGTACAAGGATTAACGCATTTCGAAGTCAATGAAAATGATGAATTTCTATTAGCTGGATTTAATTATGAAGGACAATTAGCCGCTGCCTTAGAAATCAGTACAACACCATTTAAAGCGTAA
- the bshB2 gene encoding bacillithiol biosynthesis deacetylase BshB2 has protein sequence MSEESQVLVIFPHPDDESFSSAGTLARYIDHGVPVTYACLTLGQMGRNLGNPPFATRETLPDIREKELENAMEAIGITDLRKMGLRDKTVEFEPHDEMDAMVQSLIDELHPSVIISFYPQFAVHPDHEATAEAVVRTVGRMPASERPRLQLVAFSNDAPEKLGAPDILNEISDYKEVKLRAFEAHSSQTGPFLKQLATPEVSGEAQSFLEVEPYWTYNFES, from the coding sequence ATGTCAGAGGAAAGCCAAGTATTAGTCATTTTTCCGCATCCAGATGATGAGTCATTCTCATCTGCAGGCACATTAGCACGATATATTGATCATGGCGTACCGGTTACGTATGCATGTTTAACATTAGGTCAAATGGGCCGTAATTTAGGTAATCCGCCTTTTGCAACACGCGAAACACTTCCGGATATTCGTGAAAAAGAATTAGAAAACGCAATGGAAGCCATAGGCATAACTGACTTGCGTAAAATGGGATTAAGAGATAAAACGGTGGAATTCGAACCCCATGATGAGATGGACGCAATGGTTCAATCGCTAATCGATGAATTACACCCATCTGTTATCATCTCATTCTACCCGCAATTTGCTGTGCACCCAGACCATGAAGCGACTGCAGAGGCTGTCGTTAGAACAGTTGGTCGCATGCCAGCATCTGAAAGACCACGTTTACAACTCGTAGCATTTAGTAATGATGCACCAGAAAAACTAGGTGCCCCTGATATACTAAATGAGATCAGTGATTATAAAGAGGTAAAACTTCGCGCATTTGAAGCCCATTCATCTCAGACAGGTCCTTTTTTAAAACAATTAGCCACACCTGAAGTATCTGGAGAAGCACAAAGTTTCTTAGAAGTAGAACCTTATTGGACTTATAACTTTGAATCTTAA
- the folE2 gene encoding GTP cyclohydrolase FolE2 produces MTEFDLSTREGRWKHFGSVDPIEGTKPTIKEEMKDLQSTHKNFLFEIEEVGIKNLVYPVLVDRFQTAGNFSFSTSLNLDEKGINMSRILESVEKHYHNGIELDFDALYQLLRSLQERMNQNAAGLDVSAKWFFDRFSPITQIKAVGHADVTYGLAIDKQNVTRKEITIEAAVTTLCPCSKEISEYSAHNQRGIVTVKAYINKDIELIDNYKDVILDAMEANASSILYPILKRPDEKSVTERAYENPRFVEDLIRLIAADLVDFDWLDGFDIECRNEESIHQHDAFAKLKYRK; encoded by the coding sequence ATGACAGAATTTGACTTATCTACACGTGAAGGTCGTTGGAAACATTTTGGATCCGTCGACCCAATAGAAGGTACGAAACCAACAATAAAAGAAGAAATGAAAGATTTACAAAGCACCCATAAAAACTTCTTATTTGAAATAGAAGAAGTCGGTATTAAGAATCTGGTTTATCCAGTACTTGTTGATCGTTTCCAGACTGCTGGTAATTTTAGCTTTTCAACTAGTTTAAACCTAGACGAAAAAGGGATTAACATGAGCCGTATTTTAGAAAGTGTTGAAAAACATTACCATAACGGTATTGAATTAGATTTTGATGCACTATACCAATTATTACGCAGCCTACAAGAACGTATGAATCAAAATGCTGCAGGATTAGACGTATCAGCAAAATGGTTTTTTGACCGTTTTAGCCCAATAACACAAATTAAAGCAGTTGGACATGCGGACGTCACTTATGGTTTAGCAATTGATAAACAAAATGTGACACGTAAAGAAATTACGATTGAAGCAGCGGTAACGACACTATGTCCTTGCTCTAAGGAAATCAGTGAATATTCTGCACACAATCAACGTGGTATTGTAACTGTGAAGGCATACATTAATAAAGACATTGAGCTGATTGATAATTACAAAGATGTGATTTTAGATGCCATGGAAGCCAATGCAAGCTCTATATTATACCCTATCTTGAAAAGACCGGATGAAAAGAGCGTAACGGAACGTGCATATGAAAATCCTAGATTTGTTGAAGACCTCATTCGCTTAATCGCAGCAGATTTAGTCGATTTTGATTGGCTCGATGGCTTCGATATTGAATGCCGTAATGAAGAATCTATTCATCAACACGATGCATTCGCAAAATTAAAATATAGAAAATAA
- a CDS encoding transcriptional regulator, SarA/Rot family: MNTILYEKNRNIIKKAIKKDLGLTFLEIIILEQLKYLNKEKIDAVELKRHLNIDNTPISIQINNLSNFGLFTKSRDEHDERRIYLHSIDFDKITKIIRQYHSIVSNILKINS, encoded by the coding sequence ATGAATACAATTTTATATGAAAAAAACAGAAACATCATAAAAAAGGCAATCAAGAAAGATTTAGGTTTAACATTTTTAGAAATTATTATTTTAGAACAATTGAAATACCTAAACAAAGAAAAAATTGATGCGGTCGAACTTAAAAGACATTTGAACATTGACAATACACCGATTTCGATTCAAATAAATAACCTGAGTAACTTCGGTTTATTTACAAAATCACGCGATGAACATGATGAACGACGCATCTATTTACATAGTATTGATTTTGACAAAATCACTAAAATTATACGACAGTATCATTCGATTGTTTCTAATATCTTAAAAATAAACAGTTAA